The following are encoded together in the Tripterygium wilfordii isolate XIE 37 chromosome 18, ASM1340144v1, whole genome shotgun sequence genome:
- the LOC119983523 gene encoding putative calcium-binding protein CML19, translated as MMRSGEFERIFRYFDENCDGKICARELSKRLGVMVGEEMMMEEAEFMIKSLDSDGDGLLDMEDLVGLMEAVGEEEKLRELREAFGMYIDTDVCEYITPKSLKRMLSRLGESRSIDECRVMINRFDLNGDGVLSFLEFKEMMQ; from the coding sequence ATGATGAGAAGTGGAGAATTCGAACGCATTTTTCGCTACTTTGATGAAAATTGTGATGGAAAGATTTGTGCAAGGGAGCTAAGCAAACGGCTAGGCGTGATGGTGGGTGAAGAGATGATGATGGAAGAAGCTGAATTTATGATAAAGTCTTTGGATTCGGATGGAGATGGGTTGCTGGATATGGAGGATCTTGTTGGGTTGATGGAAGCAGTaggagaggaagagaagttGAGGGAATTGAGAGAGGCTTTCGGGATGTATATTGACACAGATGTCTGTGAGTATATTACACCCAAAAGCCTCAAGAGAATGCTTAGCAGACTTGGTGAGTCAAGGTCAATTGATGAATGTAGGGTCATGATTAATCGGTTTGATCTCAATGGGGATGGAGTGCTTAGCTTTCTAGAATTTAAAGAAATGATGCAGTGA